CCACAACAACATCTTCTGGCCCCAGGAACACACGAAGAAGATGGTCGACCTGTACCGGCAGCGGTACGCGCACTACGGTCACGGCACCCCCGAGCAGGCCGTCGTCGGCCTCGGCGGCCAGGTCTTCATGCGTCACGACTCCCAGGCCGCGGTGCGCGAGTTCCGGCCGTACTTCGACGACGCGCCCGTGTACGGGCACGGCCCGTCCCTGGAGGAGTTCACCGAGCAGACCCCGCTGACCGTGGGCTCCCCCCAGCAGGTCATCGAACGGACCCTGGGCTTCCGGGAGGTCGTGGGGGACTACCAGCGCCAGCTGTTCCTGATGGACCACGCCGGGCTGCCCCTGAAGACCGTGCTGGAGCAACTGGACCTCCTCGGCGAGGAGGTCGTGCCGGTACTGCGCAAGGAGTTCGCGGTCGGTCGGCCGGCCGACGTCCCGGCGGCCCCCACCCACGCGGACCGCGTCGCCCGGGCCACCGGGGAGCAGCGGTGAACCCGGCCCGCCTGGCGGTCGTCACGGCCGGGCTGAGCGTGCCGTCCTCGACGCGGCTCCTCGCCGACCGGCTCGCCACCGCCGTCGGCCGCCACCTGGCGGACGCCGGGCGGCCGGTCGAGGTGGAGACGGCCGAACTGCGCGAGCTGGCCGTGGACATCGCCCACAACCTCGTCACCGGCTTCCCACCCCCGGCACTGCGCGACACGATCGGGACCATGGCGCGGGCGGACGGCCTGATCGCCGTCACGCCCGTCTTCAGCGCCTCCTACAGCGGCCTGTTCAAGTCCTTCTTCGACGTCGTCGACCGGGACGTGCTGGCGGGCAAGCCCGTACTGATCGCGGCGACCGGCGGGACCGCCCGCCACTCCCTCGCCCTGGAACACGCGGTCCGGCCGCTCTTCGCGTACCTGCGGGCCACGGTGGCACCGACCGCCGTCTTCGCCGCCCCCGAGGACTGGGGAGCGAGCACCGACACCCGGACCACCGCGCTCGCCGAACGCGTCGACCGGGCGGCCGCGGAACTGTCCGCCCTGATGACCGGCCACCGGCCCCCGCCCGCGGCGGACGAGGTGACGCCCTTCGCCGACCGCCTGGCCGCCCTGCGCGTCCCCCCGCACCCCTGACGCCCCGCCCGGAGTCGGCCTTCCGCCGGGCGACCACCGACCGGCACCCGGTCCGGCCCCCCGGACGGAGGCGGACCGAACCGGCCAGCCCCGCCGCGGGCGGTCGTCCCGCACAGCACGAGGCGGGGGTGTGGGCGGCCCGCCACCCGCACCCCCGCCGCGACCCGCGCATTCAGTCGGGCGTGGCGGCCCGTGTCACGTCGCCGAGCCCCCGCGAGCGGAAGGGGCCGCCCTGCGCAACGACACGGCGAAGGCGCAGCTGCTGACGGTGAGGACGACGATCGGCGGAGGAGGCAGCAGGAGAACGGACACGGCCAGGACGGCCAGGGAGACCGCGAGGGCGATCCAGCCGAAGGCGGTGCGGTGTTGGACGAGGGTGGGGGTGTGCCGGACGGCGGCGAGGATCAGCAGGCCGCAGGCGATGGCGAAGAAGGCCATGGCGGTGCTCATGCCGTTGAAGACGTCGAGGAGCGTGCGTTCCAGACCCAGCAGGGCGAACGTGGACTCCCGCATGGCCGTGTCGACCTCACGCCGCTCCGGTGTCGCGGTCGCCGCCGCCGCGACGGCGGAGAGGGCGAGGTGGCCGATGCCCAGGAAGACGAATCCGTAGGCACCGACCGTGAAGGGCCGGACGGAGTCCGCCCGGGGGAGGAGGCGGGAGGTGACGGCGGTGTTCATGACTGCTCCTTGACGCTGACCTGCGTGTTGACGTCGACGTTGACGTTGACGTCGACGTCGACGGGGGCGGGGCCGGGGGCGGAGGGTGGTTGCCAGCCGAGGACCGTGTCCAGGGCTCTCGACATCACCGCCCGCGGGGTGGCTCGTACGGCGAGGTTCCGGAGGGACACGGCGAGGGGGTGGGAGAGCCGCGCGAGTTCACCGATGTGTCGGGAGCGGCGGCTGATACGGGTGGTGCGCCGGTGCCTGGCCTCCGTGTACGCGGCGAGCGCGGCCGGTACGTCGGGGCCGGCTGCGAGGAGATGCGCCACGACGACCGCGTCCTCGATGGCCTGGCAGCCGCCCTGGCCCATGTTGGGCGTCATCGCGTGGGCGGCGTCGCCGAGCAGGGCCACCCGGCCGGCGTGGAACCGCGGCAGCGGTGAGGCCAGTTCGTGGAAGTCGTGGTGGAGTATGCCGACCGGGTCGGGGTTCCGCCGGTCCAGCCGCTCCAGCAGCGCGGGTATCGGATCGTGCCACGCGCCGAAGCGCCGGGTGAGCTCCGCGTGGTGGTCGGCCGGCTCCGCGCCGGGGCCGGTGACGGCGGTGGCGTACACGTAGGTCCGGCCGTCGGCGAGGGGAACGACACCGAACCGCTCACCTCGGCCCCACGTCTCGGTCGCCTGCGGGGCGGGCGGACCGGCACCGGGCAGCACCGCTCGCCATCCGGCCTCACCGGCGTGACGCAGCCCGGGATGCCGGGGGAAGAGCCGGCCGCGGAGCACGCTGCGCAGGCCGTCGGCCGCCAGTACGACGTCGGCGCGCAGCTCGCCCGCGGACGTACGCACGACCGCGCCGCCCCCGGCGTCGTCCACACCGGTCACCGACACGCCGAGGCGTACGACGCCGGGCGGCAGGGCCGCGGCGAGGAGGTCGATCAGGAAGCCGCGGTGCACGGCGCGCGTGGGGAGCCCGTAGCGGGTGGACATCGCGCCGCTGTCCGACCGGCTCAGCCACGTGCCGTCGGGTGTGCGCAGCCCCAACGTGCCCGGCAGGGCGTCCCCCGTCCACACCTCGGCGCCCAGGCCGATCGAGTCCAGCGCGCGCAGTGCGTTGGGGGCGAGCACGATGCCGGCGCCGATGCCCCTCAGAGCGGGAGCCCGCTCGCACACGGTGACGTGCCATCCGCGGCGGCTCAGGGCCACCGCCGCGGTCAGGCCCCCGATGCCGCCTCCGGCCACGACGGCATGACGAACACCCATGTCGACTGCCTCCCCCACTCGTCCACTGTCGCCTCTACAGGTGTAGAGGCCGATGAGGCGCACTCTACACCTGTAGAGTGCAGGGTGTGTCCCTCCCCGATCGCCGAGACCTGATCGCCGACGCCGCCATCAGCACCGTGGCCACCGCCGGGCTGCGCGGTCTGACCCACCGCGCGGTCGACGC
This portion of the Streptomyces changanensis genome encodes:
- a CDS encoding FMN reductase gives rise to the protein MNPARLAVVTAGLSVPSSTRLLADRLATAVGRHLADAGRPVEVETAELRELAVDIAHNLVTGFPPPALRDTIGTMARADGLIAVTPVFSASYSGLFKSFFDVVDRDVLAGKPVLIAATGGTARHSLALEHAVRPLFAYLRATVAPTAVFAAPEDWGASTDTRTTALAERVDRAAAELSALMTGHRPPPAADEVTPFADRLAALRVPPHP
- a CDS encoding FAD-dependent monooxygenase, producing the protein MGVRHAVVAGGGIGGLTAAVALSRRGWHVTVCERAPALRGIGAGIVLAPNALRALDSIGLGAEVWTGDALPGTLGLRTPDGTWLSRSDSGAMSTRYGLPTRAVHRGFLIDLLAAALPPGVVRLGVSVTGVDDAGGGAVVRTSAGELRADVVLAADGLRSVLRGRLFPRHPGLRHAGEAGWRAVLPGAGPPAPQATETWGRGERFGVVPLADGRTYVYATAVTGPGAEPADHHAELTRRFGAWHDPIPALLERLDRRNPDPVGILHHDFHELASPLPRFHAGRVALLGDAAHAMTPNMGQGGCQAIEDAVVVAHLLAAGPDVPAALAAYTEARHRRTTRISRRSRHIGELARLSHPLAVSLRNLAVRATPRAVMSRALDTVLGWQPPSAPGPAPVDVDVNVNVDVNTQVSVKEQS
- a CDS encoding LIC_13387 family protein, yielding MNTAVTSRLLPRADSVRPFTVGAYGFVFLGIGHLALSAVAAAATATPERREVDTAMRESTFALLGLERTLLDVFNGMSTAMAFFAIACGLLILAAVRHTPTLVQHRTAFGWIALAVSLAVLAVSVLLLPPPPIVVLTVSSCAFAVSLRRAAPSARGGSAT